One segment of Rosa chinensis cultivar Old Blush chromosome 6, RchiOBHm-V2, whole genome shotgun sequence DNA contains the following:
- the LOC112168872 gene encoding N-glycosylase/DNA lyase OGG1, with protein MLSLKLRPLSTMKKRQIPIQSPPSTPPTPQTLSSKSKRPKTLNLKSPKWAPLNLTQSELSLPLTFPTGQTFRWRQTGPLQYTGVVGSHLVSLQHLQNGDVSYCLHQSATSESNAESALLDFLNMGISLAGIWEVFSASDSRFAELATHLGGARVLRQDPLECLIQFLCSSNNNIQRITKMVDFVSSLGNHLGSVGGFEFHEFPSLDRLAMVSEQELREAGFGYRAKYLTGTVKALQSKPGGGEEWLLSLRKLELEEVIDALTTLPGVGPKVAACIALFSLDQHNAIPVDTHVWKIATRYLIPELAGARLTPKLCGRVAEAFVSKYGKYAGWAQTLLFVAELPSQKALLPPHFSNTKESKSAKGKGRGVQTVADASNSE; from the exons ATGCTCTCACTGAAACTGAGACCTCTCTCAACCATGAAGAAGAGACAGATCCCAATCCAATCGCCTCCATCCACCCCTCCAACCCCACAAACCCTAAGCTCCAAATCCAAAAGACCCAAAACCCTCAACCTCAAATCCCCCAAATGGGCCCCACTCAACCTCACCCAGTCCGAGCTCTCCCTGCCCCTCACCTTCCCCACCGGCCAAACCTTCCGGTGGAGACAAACCGGCCCTCTTCAGTACACCGGCGTTGTTGGGTCCCACCTGGTCTCCCTCCAGCACCTCCAAAACGGCGACGTTTCCTACTGCCTTCACCAATCCGCCACTTCCGAGTCCAATGCCGAGTCGGCTCTGCTCGATTTTCTCAACATGGGTATTTCCCTGGCCGGAATTTGGGAGGTTTTCTCGGCTTCCGATTCCAGGTTTGCCGAGCTCGCCACCCATTTGGGCGGCGCTAGAGTTCTCAGGCAGGACCCACTTGAGTGTTTGATTCAGTTCCTGTGTTCTTCAAATAACAACATTCAGAGAATTACCAAAATGGTGGACTTTGTGTCTTCACTGGGGAACCATTTGGGGTCTGTAGGAGGTTTTGAGTTCCATGAATTTCCATCCTTGGATCGCTTGGCAATGGTGTCGGAACAAGAGCTCAGAGAGGCCGGTTTCGGTTATAG GGCTAAGTACTTAACTGGCACTGTGAAGGCATTGCAGTCGAAACCTGGTGGAGGTGAAGAGTGGCTTTTGTCTCTTCGGAAACTTGAACTCGAAGAGGTGATTGACGCTCTTACCACATTGCCTGGAGTTGGTCCCAAGGTGGCAGCATGTATAGCTCTTTTTTCGCTTGATCAACACAATGCCATTCCTGTTGATACACACGTGTGGAAG ATTGCTACAAGATACCTCATTCCTGAGCTAGCAGGGGCTCGTCTGACACCGAAGCTCTGTGGCCGCGTGGCGGAGGCATTTGTGAGTAAATATGGGAAATATGCTGGATGGGCTCAAACTCTGCTGTTTGTTGCTGAATTGCCTTCACAAAAAGCCCTCCTACCACCACATTTTTCAAATACCAAGGAGAGTAAATCTGCAAAAGGAAAGGGCCGTGGAGTGCAGACTGTAGCGGATGCCTCAAACAGTGAATAA
- the LOC112170450 gene encoding SWI/SNF complex subunit SWI3C: protein MPASPSFPSSDGRGKWRKRKRDPQIRRRPRDDDDDEDDDAAAADDNNNNNDLDHDDSDPSAAAAAPDPAPHETEVLDGGLRHNDFPPVVLRTVNRPHSSVLALVAVERANHINSAGDGKGPVSPLVLENVSHGQLQALSAVPADCPSLDQDRPDGASSAYVVTPPAIMEGRGVVKRYGSRVHVVPMHADWFSPATVHRLERQVVPHFFSGKSPEFTPEMYMQSRNEIVAKYMENPEKRLTVSDCTKLTSHLNTEDLTRIVRFLDHWGIINYSAAAPSPEPWNGNSYLREEQNGEIHVPSAALKSIDSLIKFDKPRCRLKAADVYKSLSCHDDDDDTSDLDNRIRKRLCENHCNYCSCSLPSVCYQSQKEVDVLLCSDCFHEGRYVVGHSSIDFIRVDSTKDYGDPDGENWTDQETLLLLEAMEIYNENWNEIAEHVGTKSKAQCILHFLRLPVEDGLLENIEVPKMPLSSNSSNRDDHGGFYSTSNGNSAGSCLQDGDSESSFPFANSGNPVMSLVAFLASSVGPRVAASCAHAALAVLSEDNGLPASGSNLQEGSGGHRMNLESMHGQGGAHKNIANSVQQKDEKSAGQGSWGKNEAGATPVPAEKVKAAAKAGLAAAAIKAKLFADHEEREIQRLSANIVNHQLKRLELKLKQFAEVETYLMKECEQVEKTRQRMVAERTRLISTRFGAAGVAPTINLAGVGPSMANNNSGNNRQQIMPSSASQPSVSGYSNSQPVHSHMPFMPQQSMLGLGPRMPLASIQASSSAPNAMFNSPGTGRPTLSHPMLRPVPGTSSGLG from the exons ATGCCAGCTTCCCCTTCCTTCCCATCTTCAG ACGGGCGCGGCAAATGGAGGAAGCGAAAGCGGGACCCCCAAATTCGCCGCCGCCCGcgcgacgacgacgacgatgagGACGACGACGCCGCCGCTGCCGacgacaacaacaacaacaacgacCTCGACCACGACGACTCCGACCCTAGCGCCGCCGCCGCAGCACCCGATCCCGCCCCGCACGAGACCGAGGTCCTCGACGGTGGGCTCCGCCACAACGATTTCCCTCCCGTCGTTTTGCGCACCGTGAATAGGCCCCACTCCTCGGTTCTCGCGCTTGTTGCGGTCGAGCGGGCCAACCACATTAACTCCGCCGGCGACGGGAAGGGCCCGGTGAGTCCTCTGGTGTTGGAGAATGTGTCCCACGGCCAGCTTCAGGCCTTGTCCGCCGTCCCGGCCGATTGTCCGTCGTTGGATCAGGACCGTCCAGATGGCGCCAGTTCGGCTTATGTCGTTACGCCGCCGGCGATTATGGAAGGCCGCGGCGTTGTGAAGCGGTATGGGAGTAGAGTTCATGTGGTTCCAATGCACGCAG ATTGGTTTTCACCGGCTACAGTGCATCGACTGGAGAGACAGGTGGTGCCACATTTTTTCTCAGGAAAATCACCAGAGTTTACTCCTGAGATGTACATGCAAAGTAGGAATGAAATTGTTGCCAAGTACATGGAAAACCCAGAGAAGAGGCTTACAGTTTCTGATTGCACAAAATTAACAAGCCATCTAAATACTGAAGATTTGACTCGAATAGTTCGGTTTCTTGATCACTGGGGAATTATCAATTACTCTGCTGCCGCACCAAGTCCTGAGCCTTGGAATGGTAATTCCTACTTAAGGGAGGAGCAAAATGGTGAGATTCATGTTCCATCAGCTGCGTTGAAGTCGATTGATAGTCTGATAAAATTTGACAAGCCCAGATGTAGGCTTAAGGCAGCTGATGTTTATAAGTCATTGTCCTGTCATGACGACGATGATGACACCTCTGATTTGGACAACAGAATTCGAAAACGTCTCTGTGAAAATCATTGCAATTATTGTTCTTGTTCTCTTCCCAGTGTATGCTATCAGTCACAGAAGGAG GTTGATGTACTGCTCTGCTCTGACTGCTTCCATGAGGGAAGATATGTTGTGGGCCATTCAAGCATAGATTTCATACGAGTGGATTCAACAAAAGATTATGGCGATCCAGATGGGGAAAATTGGACTGATCAAGAAACCCTACTGCTGCTTGAGGCCATGGAAATCTATAATGAGAACTGGAATGAAATTGCAGAGCATGTTGGTACAAAGTCAAAAGCGCAATGCATACTTCATTTTCTACGTTTGCCTGTGGAGGATGGCCTGCTGGAAAATATTGAAGTTCCAAAGATGCCTCTGTCATCCAACTCGTCAAATAGAGATGATCATGGCGGATTTTATTCAACTTCAAATGGGAATTCAGCAG GATCCTGCCTACAAGATGGTGATTCTGAAAGCAGCTTCCCTTTTGCAAATTCTGGGAATCCAGTCATGTCCCTG GTTGCCTTTCTGGCCTCTTCTGTTGGGCCAAGAGTCGCTGCATCTTGTGCCCATGCAGCCTTGGCAGTGTTGTCTGAGGACAATGGCTTACCTGCTTCTGGAAGTAATTTGCAGGAAGGATCAGGAGGACATAG GATGAACTTGGAGAGCATGCATGGTCAAGGTGGCGCTCATAAAAATATTGCAAATTCAGTTCAGCAGAAGG ATGAGAAATCAGCAGGACAAGGTTCTTGGGGTAAAAATGAGGCAGGGGCGACTCCAGTACCTGCAGAAAAAGTTAAAGCTGCTGCCAAAGCTGGCCTTGCTGCTGCTGCAATAAAAGCAAAATTGTTTGCTGATCATGAAGAACGGGAAATTCAGAGGTTATCTGCTAATATTGTAAATCATCAG TTGAAGAGATTGGAGCTGAAGTTAAAGCAGTTTGCAGAAGTGGAAACTTATCTAATGAAAGAATGTGAACAAGTGGAGAAGACAAGGCAGAGGATGGTTGCCGAACGTACCCGTCTTATATCAACTCGGTTTGGTGCTGCTGGAGTTGCTCCAACCATTAACTTAGCAGGTGTTGGTCCTTCCATGGCCAATAATAATTCTGGTAACAATAGGCAACAAATTATGCCATCTTCGGCTTCCCAGCCAAGCGTATCCGGATACAGCAACAGCCAACCAGTCCATTCTCACATGCCTTTCATGCCACAACAATCAATGCTAGGATTGGGACCGAGGATGCCCTTGGCGTCTATACAAGCCTCCTCATCAGCTCCAAATGCCATGTTTAATTCCCCAGGGACTGGTCGGCCGACTCTAAGTCATCCGATGCTGAGGCCTGTACCGGGTACTAGCTCTGGTTTAGGTTGA
- the LOC112170451 gene encoding desmethyl-deoxy-podophyllotoxin synthase translates to MEIFVAGSETSATTLEWAMSELLRNPRVMKKAQSEVRQSVLLTSERKKSTIEDTTSDNVHHKLDYLRSIVKETLRLHPPTPLLSRESRERCEVDGYELPAKTKAIINVWALARDPEQWGDDADSFKPERFLHDSMTAKIDFRGNNFELLPFGAGRRICPGMSFANAVIEPTLFQLLYRFDWELADGIKPDELDMTESWGATCRKRDDLYVIATPHFLDSMTKS, encoded by the exons ATG GAAATCTTCGTGGCGGGGAGTGAGACATCAGCTACAACCCTAGAATGGGCGATGTCGGAGTTGCTGAGAAACCCAAGAGTAATGAAGAAGGCCCAATCTGAGGTGCGACAATCAGTACTCCTTACAAGTGAACGAAAGAAATCAACAATAGAAGATACGACGTCTGACAATGTTCATCACAAATTGGATTACTTGAGATCAATTGTGAAAGAAACCCTGCGGTTGCACCCTCCTACTCCCTTGCTTTCAAGAGAATCAAGGGAAAGATGCGAAGTCGATGGATATGAATTACCTGCTAAGACGAAAGCAATCATCAATGTATGGGCACTGGCAAGAGATCCAGAACAATGGGGGGATGATGCTGATTCCTTTAAGCCAGAGAGGTTCCTCCATGACTCTATGACTGCCAAAATCGACTTCAGAGGGAATAACTTTGAGCTCTTACCCTTTGGGGCCGGTCGAAGAATATGTCCGGGCATGTCATTTGCCAATGCAGTGATTGAGCCAACTCTTTTCCAATTGCTCTACCGCTTTGATTGGGAACTGGCTGATGGGATAAAACCAGATGAACTAGACATGACTGAGAGTTGGGGAGCAACATGCAGGAAAAGGGATGATTTGTACGTCATTGCCACCCCTCATTTCCTTGATTCAATGACCAAGTCCTAG
- the LOC112171653 gene encoding agamous-like MADS-box protein AGL82 encodes MQLIADERSRRITFQKRKKGILKKAYEFSTLCGVDMCLIIYGPKQSDRRPTELHTWPQNPDEVNRIIGKFKLNNKPATKTYNLSDWLHEQKVKMDAKISKLRSDMYEAKYPTWDDRINDFSEHQLEELVHVLDQKIESGKRTLNNVRAPPKLLLGGNHVADVTSQKLYNHMQDYAHYLGEYEDQKPSYVSMMDMQMPFSIDQPTSYSQTLQYDSELNSMMTNPLMGYPSTYYDPSGASQMIQSPAENNPNMMMFNSVPSSSVSHYAQLIQKPMSYTQYPMNISTISSQLGNSQVKDREDDDLIHNKMV; translated from the coding sequence atgcaactcATTGCCGATGAGAGATCTCGCAGAATTACCttccaaaagagaaagaagggcATTCTCAAGAAAGCTTATGAGTTTTCAACCCTTTGCGGTGTAGATATGTGCTTGATAATCTACGGCCCAAAACAGTCTGATCGGCGACCTACTGAACTCCACACCTGGCCACAAAATCCAGATGAGGTTAATCGCATTATTGGCAAATTTAAGCTCAATAACAAACCAGCCACCAAAACCTACAACTTGTCCGATTGGTTGCATGAGCAAAAGGTCAAGATGGATGCTAAAATCTCCAAACTGAGGAGTGATATGTATGAGGCCAAGTACCCTACATGGGACGACCGCATCAATGATTTTTCAGAACATCAACTGGAAGAGCTTGTACATGTGTTGGATCAAAAGATTGAATCCGGGAAGAGAACACTAAATAATGTGAGGGCACCACCAAAATTGCTGCTAGGTGGAAACCATGTTGCTGATGTAACTAGCCAAAAGCTCTATAATCACATGCAAGATTATGCGCACTACCTTGGTGAGTATGAGGACCAAAAGCCTAGCTATGTGAGTATGATGGATATGCAAATGCCCTTCTCAATTGATCAGCCTACTAGCTATTCTCAAACGCTTCAATATGATTCAGAATTGAATTCGATGATGACTAATCCGTTGATGGGATATCCGAGCACTTACTATGATCCAAGTGGAGCAAGTCAGATGATCCAGTCTCCTGCCGAGAATAATCCGAATATGATGATGTTCAATAGCGTTCCAAGTTCCTCAGTGAGCCACTATGCCCAACTAATACAGAAGCCTATGTCGTACACGCAATACCCGATGAATATTTCGACTATTTCATCACAACTGGGAAATTCTCAAGTAAAAGATCGTGAAGATGATGATCTGATCCATAACAAGATGGTTTga